The window GCTATAGAGACGCAGCGACGCCGAAAAAATGTATTgcttttatctctttttttattgcatacCAAAAAGGATTCTAGAAAATATACCCCAAAACGATTGGATCAGAGATATTTTCAGGAAACGAAAGGAACAAGGTATCTACCATCAATTACTTAATGAAATGAGACACagaaagatattttaattatttgagaaTGACATGTGAGACTTGTAATACTCTATTAAATTGTGGGacctaaattaacaaaactctATTGTGTAAGAGAGCCAATATCTAGTGGTGAACGACTTGCAGTTACATTAAGGCATGTATAAgatgacttttttattattaagtaaatattttcattaaaaggtTCTTAAAAATTGACAGACCTATTATATACAAgtattgaatataaattttattaattgctacattatttaattttctatacaaCTTATTCTTTATGCATTCACTGTGTAAATACTTCTAATATACatttaaggaaaacttaaattgtactattttatttacaggtaCCTTGCTAGTGGCGATAGTATGGTCTCTCTTTCATATGCATTTAGAATTGCTCAAAGTACAGTATCAAGTATTATACTTGAAACTTGCAATGTTTTGTGGGATTTATTAAGTGACAAAGTGCTCTGTATTCCAAATGAACAAACCTGGCTAAATATTGCTGGTAATTTTGCAGAAAGGTGGCAATTACCTCATTGCATTGGAGCAGTTGATGGGAAACATGTTGTAATTCAAGTAGGTATTGTATTTCCCTTAACAGTAATAAATGATATTAAAGTTATATGTCTTTTAAATACTTACAGGCTCCACCAAATTCAGGAtcaacattttataattataaaggatCTCATAGCATTGTTCTCTTAGCATTATGTGATGCTAAATATAAATTCATAATGGTTGACATTGGCAGTGAAGGGAGACACAGTGATggagggatttttaaaaactccAACATGGGAAAAAGGCTTTTAGAAAACGCACTTAATGTTCCAGAACCCTCTATTTTGATAGATAATAAAGatcctttaaattattatatcgtTGCTGATGAAGCTTTTTCCCTATCCACTTATATTATGCGTCCATATCCTGGAAAATTTTTGCCACaagataaaagaatttttaattacaggtagaaccaatttattttactattagatttgaaaaataactaaaatagttTGTTAGGCTTTCTAGAGGGCGCAGAGTGATTGAAAACGCATTTGGGATACTAGCTGCTCGTTGGAGAATATATAGAAATGTTATTATATCTAGTAAACCAACCATAATTGCCATAGTGATAGCTACAATTTGCTTACACAATTTCATAATTGATAATgagcaaaataaagaaaagcagTATTGTAGTGCCACAATTATTGATAGGGAAGAtgaaaaaggaaatattattgaAGGAGACTGGAGACGTGAACCTAGGCTAAACCTCCTGCCTGTAAACAGGACAAGCACTAATATGTATGGCAGAGCAGCAGAAAATATGAggaacagattaaaaaaatattttatggaagATGGAGCAGTCACTTTCCAATGGAATAAATAGCTTAACAGTTACAAAATAACTGGAATGAAGGCCTAATTACTTTTAGTAACTTTTTCATCTTAATCTTAATAAAGACTGTAATCCATTTCTAATATTATCAGTTTGTACCTATATGGAGAACATTATTTAgttgtttatattaaatttatttggttcTACATTTAATATTCTAAATGTACATTTCCCTTATAAAAACTATTATGTATGTTAATCATTTAATATagtatatagatatttttttggtttcattTAATCTTAGGTTCTTTATGagccttataaaatattttttttaaagttattttttattttatatataagattGACTTATTcaaccattttgatttttttaaattaagtaaatctcacattttgtaaattgtttcaGTAGGTGTTCTTGCATTTATTGAGA is drawn from Anthonomus grandis grandis chromosome 1, icAntGran1.3, whole genome shotgun sequence and contains these coding sequences:
- the LOC126742416 gene encoding uncharacterized protein LOC126742416, with product MVSLSYAFRIAQSTVSSIILETCNVLWDLLSDKVLCIPNEQTWLNIAGNFAERWQLPHCIGAVDGKHVVIQAPPNSGSTFYNYKGSHSIVLLALCDAKYKFIMVDIGSEGRHSDGGIFKNSNMGKRLLENALNVPEPSILIDNKDPLNYYIVADEAFSLSTYIMRPYPGKFLPQDKRIFNYRLSRGRRVIENAFGILAARWRIYRNVIISSKPTIIAIVIATICLHNFIIDNEQNKEKQYCSATIIDREDEKGNIIEGDWRREPRLNLLPVNRTSTNMYGRAAENMRNRLKKYFMEDGAVTFQWNK